The proteins below are encoded in one region of Candidatus Zixiibacteriota bacterium:
- the nadE gene encoding NAD(+) synthase, giving the protein MEFHKDILRLDAARVTDALCETIRRQIRDDLKKSGAVVGISGGIDSSVVAALCARALGPQRVLGVMMPEKESSGESERLARELAATFGFEAIKEEITGGLAGMGCYAKRNEAIKQVFPEFDESYKCKITIPGNILAKDTFNFFHLTIQREGEAPKVKRMPPAAYAQIVASSNLKQRLRMTTLYYHAERRNWAVVGTGNKDEHMQGFFVKYGDGGTDLKPIAHLFKIQVFQLAEYLGVPQGILKRTPTTDTYGADQTQEEFFFGLDFYRMDMLWYALEHRVPAAKAAEVLGLTVDQVEHGYANIERKIVATEPLRLPPLEIK; this is encoded by the coding sequence TTGGAGTTTCATAAGGACATATTGCGCTTGGATGCCGCGCGGGTAACAGACGCGCTATGCGAGACCATCCGCCGGCAGATTCGCGATGATTTGAAGAAGAGCGGTGCGGTGGTGGGGATTTCCGGCGGGATCGACTCGTCGGTCGTGGCGGCGCTGTGTGCGCGCGCGCTGGGACCGCAGCGGGTTCTGGGCGTGATGATGCCGGAGAAGGAGTCGTCCGGCGAGAGCGAGCGACTGGCGCGCGAACTGGCGGCGACGTTCGGTTTCGAGGCGATCAAGGAAGAAATCACCGGCGGACTGGCAGGTATGGGCTGCTACGCCAAGCGTAACGAGGCGATCAAGCAGGTATTTCCGGAATTCGACGAGAGCTACAAGTGCAAGATTACGATTCCGGGCAATATCCTGGCGAAGGACACCTTCAACTTCTTCCACCTGACGATTCAGCGGGAGGGTGAGGCGCCAAAGGTGAAGCGGATGCCGCCGGCGGCGTACGCGCAGATCGTGGCCTCGTCGAATTTGAAGCAGCGCCTGCGGATGACGACGTTGTACTATCATGCCGAGCGCCGCAACTGGGCGGTCGTCGGGACGGGCAACAAAGACGAACATATGCAGGGATTCTTCGTGAAGTACGGCGACGGCGGCACCGATTTGAAGCCGATTGCGCACCTGTTCAAGATCCAGGTGTTCCAGTTGGCGGAGTATCTCGGTGTGCCCCAAGGAATCCTCAAGCGGACACCGACGACGGATACTTACGGTGCGGATCAGACGCAGGAGGAATTCTTCTTCGGGCTCGACTTCTACCGCATGGACATGCTGTGGTATGCTCTGGAGCACAGAGTGCCGGCCGCCAAAGCGGCAGAGGTGTTGGGGCTGACGGTCGATCAGGTGGAGCACGGGTATGCCAACATCGAGCGCAAGATCGTGGCGACGGAGCCGCTGCGGCTGCCGCCGTTGGAGATCAAGTAG
- a CDS encoding acyl carrier protein, with the protein MQVEAEKVRGEIRQFIVDTFLLGDESVNFSDSDSFMRKGIVDSMGILELTGFLEQKYGITVADNEMLPTNLDSVECLLGYIRKKLAG; encoded by the coding sequence ATGCAGGTTGAAGCAGAGAAAGTGCGAGGCGAGATCAGGCAGTTCATTGTCGATACGTTTCTGCTGGGCGACGAGAGCGTCAATTTCAGCGATTCCGATTCGTTTATGCGCAAAGGGATCGTGGATTCGATGGGGATTCTGGAGTTGACGGGGTTTCTCGAGCAGAAATACGGCATCACGGTCGCCGACAACGAGATGCTCCCGACCAACCTGGACAGCGTCGAGTGCCTGCTGGGATACATACGGAAGAAGCTCGCCGGATAG
- the asnB gene encoding asparagine synthase (glutamine-hydrolyzing) encodes MCGIAGYFQLEGQREPDRDLLVRMISVIRHRGPDEFGAYLDDKCALGHARLSIIDLSTGQQPLCNEDETVWIAFNGEIFNYVELRPVLEQHGHRFRTHSDTEVIVHAYEQWGSDCVQQFNGQFAFAIYDTRKQSLFLARDRMGKRPLFYTTQQGRFYFASEIKALFCDPSIERRLDPQGLDQIFTWWTTAPPRTAFAGISELESGCSLEITSAGMKPRRYWAMEYPEHYDEERSVESWAEELHALLIDSVRLRLRADVPVGAYLSGGLDSSAIAALVREFTTNRLESFSIAFGDAAFDESEYQKQMATQLGTSHHSVQCDYRDIAQHFPDVIWHTERPILRTAPTPMYLLSRLVNQTGFKVVLTGEGSDEIFAGYDIFKETKIRAWWSRHPDSSWRPLLLQRLYPTLPLSEVRSSYFLKEFYREGLAETDKYYFSHMPRMKTTSRIKDFYLPMNKAQAAEWSAEDAFAHTLPGAFARWPVLSRAQYLEAKSLLSGYLLSSQGDRMAAANAVEGRYPFLDHRVIELAARIPPRHKMFGLKEKWILKKAMKGSLPPAILQRPKQPYMAPDAKSFTQSDAPEYVRELLSPQRLSEVGVFNPTMAGKLYEKCRKQAGAQISFKDNMAFVGILSTQILADRFIRNFDAHQTPRVSEFRVWREASRQDSPKS; translated from the coding sequence GTGTGCGGCATAGCCGGATATTTTCAGCTTGAAGGCCAGCGGGAGCCGGATCGCGATCTGCTGGTGCGCATGATTTCGGTTATCCGGCACCGGGGACCGGACGAATTCGGCGCGTACCTGGACGACAAGTGTGCGTTGGGGCATGCCCGCCTGTCGATTATCGACCTATCCACCGGCCAGCAACCGCTGTGCAACGAGGATGAGACGGTTTGGATCGCATTTAACGGGGAGATCTTCAACTACGTCGAATTGCGGCCGGTGCTGGAACAGCATGGCCATCGCTTTCGCACGCACTCCGACACGGAAGTCATCGTGCATGCTTACGAGCAGTGGGGCAGCGACTGTGTGCAGCAGTTCAACGGTCAGTTTGCATTTGCAATTTACGATACCCGCAAGCAATCGCTGTTTCTGGCGCGCGACCGAATGGGGAAGCGGCCGTTGTTCTATACGACGCAGCAAGGGCGATTCTACTTTGCATCGGAAATCAAGGCGCTCTTCTGCGATCCGAGTATCGAACGGCGGCTTGATCCGCAAGGGCTGGATCAAATTTTCACCTGGTGGACGACCGCGCCACCGCGGACGGCATTTGCCGGAATCAGTGAATTGGAATCAGGATGCAGTCTGGAGATTACGAGCGCGGGCATGAAGCCGCGGCGCTACTGGGCGATGGAATATCCGGAGCACTACGACGAAGAACGCAGTGTCGAATCATGGGCCGAGGAGTTGCATGCACTGTTGATCGATTCGGTACGGCTGCGGTTGCGGGCGGATGTGCCGGTGGGGGCATACTTGTCGGGCGGGCTGGATTCGTCGGCGATTGCGGCACTGGTGCGGGAATTCACGACGAACCGGCTGGAGTCGTTCTCGATTGCGTTCGGCGATGCGGCGTTTGACGAGTCGGAGTATCAGAAGCAGATGGCGACGCAATTGGGGACGAGTCATCACTCGGTGCAGTGCGACTACCGCGATATCGCGCAGCACTTTCCGGACGTGATCTGGCACACCGAGCGGCCGATTCTGCGGACGGCGCCGACGCCGATGTACCTGTTGTCGCGGCTGGTGAATCAGACCGGATTCAAGGTCGTGCTGACAGGCGAGGGGTCGGATGAGATTTTCGCCGGGTATGATATTTTCAAGGAGACGAAGATACGGGCGTGGTGGTCGCGGCATCCGGACTCAAGCTGGCGACCGCTGCTGTTGCAGCGCTTGTATCCGACGCTGCCGCTGAGCGAGGTGCGGTCGAGTTACTTCCTGAAGGAATTCTATCGCGAGGGTCTGGCCGAGACCGACAAATATTACTTCTCGCATATGCCACGCATGAAAACGACGTCGCGGATCAAGGATTTCTATTTGCCGATGAACAAGGCGCAGGCAGCGGAATGGAGTGCGGAAGATGCCTTCGCGCATACGCTGCCGGGGGCGTTTGCACGCTGGCCGGTGTTGTCGCGGGCGCAATACCTGGAGGCCAAGTCGCTCTTGTCGGGCTACCTGCTGTCGTCGCAGGGGGATCGGATGGCCGCCGCCAATGCAGTGGAGGGCCGCTATCCGTTTCTCGATCATCGCGTGATCGAGCTGGCGGCCAGAATTCCACCGCGGCACAAAATGTTCGGTCTGAAAGAGAAGTGGATTCTGAAGAAAGCGATGAAGGGATCGCTGCCGCCGGCGATTCTCCAGCGGCCGAAGCAGCCGTACATGGCGCCGGATGCCAAATCATTTACGCAGTCGGATGCACCGGAGTATGTCCGGGAGTTACTTTCGCCGCAACGACTCAGCGAGGTCGGCGTTTTCAATCCGACCATGGCCGGGAAGCTCTACGAGAAATGCCGGAAGCAGGCGGGCGCGCAGATCTCGTTCAAAGACAATATGGCGTTCGTCGGCATCCTGTCGACGCAGATTCTGGCCGATCGCTTCATCCGCAACTTTGATGCGCACCAGACGCCGCGGGTGAGCGAATTTCGCGTCTGGCGCGAGGCCAGCCGGCAGGACTCGCCTAAGAGCTAA
- a CDS encoding acyl--CoA ligase yields the protein MKLTDLLERSSQRFPERPAVIDQERTVTYRQLCTEAARLADGLRQLQLPTGSRVGILVENSIEYVEAFFAVTAAGLVVVPLDSSATAETLRFILGNCGIKVLIAHSRYRRQLAGALQGETPVDLLICDAALRLPNVAVPVTTFDEIKGGTVQARLSAGGDAPIIRQRNGAVHELAAIFYTSGSTGTPKGVMLSHLNLVSNTFATIEYLKLTEADRILVILPFYYIYGNSLLLTHIACGGCLVIDNQFMYPEMVLNTLEQKECTGLSGVPSNFMILLGKSTLTSRELKSLRYFTQAGGAMAPEIIRKLMTAFPQKEIYIMYGQTEASPRVTYLPPARLAEKLGSIGIPLSGITVTIEDDAGREIPAGETGELVVAGDCVMLGYWDQPDEEGQVLIDARLHTGDLGYKDADGFIFIVGRKKEIIKTGGNRVSVKEVEECLLTNEKVFEVCVFGVPDPLLGEAIKAVIVLKHDVAADAKEIQAYCRRTISDYKVPKIIEFMSALPKYQSGKVNKQLLKQQTA from the coding sequence ATGAAGCTCACCGATCTCTTGGAGCGGAGTTCGCAACGATTTCCGGAACGCCCGGCGGTGATCGACCAGGAGCGAACGGTCACATATCGGCAGCTCTGCACTGAAGCGGCGCGGCTGGCTGACGGACTGCGACAACTGCAACTGCCGACCGGCAGCCGGGTTGGCATTCTCGTCGAAAACTCAATCGAATATGTAGAGGCGTTTTTTGCGGTCACCGCGGCCGGGCTGGTGGTGGTGCCGCTGGATTCCTCGGCCACGGCCGAGACGCTACGCTTCATCCTCGGCAATTGCGGCATCAAGGTTCTGATCGCGCATTCGCGCTATCGGCGGCAACTGGCGGGTGCGCTTCAGGGCGAGACGCCGGTGGATCTGCTAATCTGCGACGCTGCGTTGAGGCTCCCCAATGTAGCGGTTCCGGTAACCACCTTCGACGAGATCAAGGGGGGGACAGTCCAGGCGCGGCTGAGCGCCGGGGGAGATGCCCCGATAATCCGCCAGCGCAACGGTGCCGTGCACGAATTGGCGGCGATTTTCTACACCTCCGGCAGCACCGGCACGCCGAAAGGGGTGATGTTGTCGCATCTCAACTTGGTGAGTAATACCTTCGCGACCATCGAGTACTTGAAGCTGACGGAAGCGGATCGAATTCTTGTCATCCTGCCGTTTTACTACATCTACGGCAACTCGCTGCTCTTGACGCATATTGCGTGCGGCGGCTGCCTGGTGATCGACAATCAGTTCATGTATCCGGAGATGGTGCTCAACACGCTGGAGCAAAAGGAATGCACGGGGCTGTCGGGTGTGCCGTCGAATTTCATGATCCTGTTAGGCAAGTCGACCTTGACCAGCCGCGAACTGAAATCGCTGCGGTATTTCACGCAGGCGGGCGGTGCGATGGCGCCGGAGATCATTCGCAAGTTGATGACGGCATTTCCGCAGAAGGAAATCTATATCATGTACGGCCAAACGGAGGCGTCGCCGCGCGTGACGTATTTGCCGCCGGCGCGGCTGGCGGAGAAGCTGGGTTCGATCGGCATCCCGTTGAGCGGGATCACGGTCACGATTGAGGATGATGCCGGACGCGAGATACCCGCAGGCGAAACCGGCGAGTTGGTGGTGGCGGGCGATTGCGTGATGCTGGGCTACTGGGACCAGCCGGACGAGGAGGGCCAGGTGCTGATCGATGCGCGCTTGCACACGGGGGATCTGGGCTACAAGGATGCGGACGGGTTCATCTTTATCGTCGGACGGAAGAAAGAGATCATCAAGACGGGGGGCAATCGCGTGAGCGTGAAGGAAGTTGAGGAGTGCCTGCTGACGAATGAGAAAGTGTTCGAGGTGTGTGTCTTTGGTGTTCCGGATCCGCTGTTGGGGGAGGCGATCAAGGCGGTGATCGTGCTCAAGCACGACGTTGCCGCAGACGCCAAGGAGATACAGGCCTACTGCCGGCGGACCATCAGCGATTACAAAGTGCCGAAGATCATCGAGTTCATGAGCGCGCTGCCGAAATACCAGTCGGGCAAGGTCAACAAGCAATTGCTGAAGCAGCAGACAGCGTAA